The Kineothrix sp. MB12-C1 genome includes a window with the following:
- a CDS encoding histidine phosphatase family protein, with product MTGVYFVRHAEPNYMNHNDELRELTEKGLSDRKLVTDFLKDKSIDVVLSSPYKRSIDTVKDFADKYGHQVVTVSDFRERKIDSVWIDDFTAFCQRQWIDFDYKLTDGETLREVQARNINALKWVLKEYRNKNIVVGSHGTALSTIINYYDASFGYSSFNNIKGLMPWIVKFTFEEDSLQSIEILDVFA from the coding sequence ATGACTGGGGTTTATTTCGTAAGGCATGCGGAACCAAATTATATGAATCATAACGATGAGCTGCGGGAACTTACAGAGAAAGGCTTGTCAGACAGGAAGCTTGTTACGGATTTTCTGAAAGACAAAAGTATCGATGTAGTTTTATCCAGTCCATATAAACGTTCTATTGATACTGTAAAAGATTTTGCAGACAAATATGGTCATCAAGTAGTAACTGTTTCTGATTTCAGAGAAAGAAAAATTGACAGTGTTTGGATTGATGACTTTACTGCATTCTGCCAACGACAATGGATAGATTTCGATTACAAACTTACCGATGGGGAGACATTGAGAGAGGTACAAGCCAGGAATATCAATGCGCTGAAATGGGTTCTGAAAGAATATAGAAATAAAAATATCGTTGTCGGCAGCCATGGTACTGCGCTGAGTACAATTATTAATTACTATGATGCTTCTTTCGGGTATTCCTCTTTTAATAATATTAAAGGACTTATGCCTTGGATTGTAAAATTTACATTTGAGGAGGATTCCTTGCAAAGCATTGAGATACTTGATGTTTTTGCATAG
- a CDS encoding cupin domain-containing protein produces the protein MNKYVFNDYFHEPQGKIAKRMIFKSDNVIAFVLNIAKGEILPGHTHLESTLFLQVMEGNAKVVTDGNETLLQVGELMQVDGQESLQVINIGEDVLRLYVTISPMGSEAFATDANV, from the coding sequence ATGAACAAATACGTTTTTAATGATTATTTTCATGAGCCTCAGGGCAAAATCGCTAAGCGGATGATATTTAAGAGCGATAATGTAATCGCCTTTGTTCTAAACATTGCAAAAGGGGAAATACTGCCGGGACACACGCATTTGGAGTCAACTCTTTTCCTGCAGGTTATGGAGGGTAATGCCAAGGTTGTCACGGATGGCAATGAAACCTTATTGCAGGTAGGCGAGTTAATGCAGGTTGATGGTCAGGAAAGCTTGCAGGTTATAAATATCGGTGAAGATGTCCTGCGCCTTTACGTAACAATTTCACCAATGGGTTCAGAGGCCTTTGCAACGGATGCAAATGTATAA
- a CDS encoding VOC family protein yields MNDELKIKMYSFTMDCKDPYELAKFYAELLKWEIPFHNEEWACVGAPGRSQGAYPGILFQQNSAYEPPVWPEVPEAQQQMAHMDFAVNDLEKAVQYAIRCGATMADEQFSDDWRVMFDPAGHPFCLCQMESVIESPHFALL; encoded by the coding sequence ATGAATGATGAACTGAAAATCAAAATGTATTCCTTTACAATGGATTGTAAAGATCCGTATGAATTAGCAAAATTCTACGCTGAGTTGCTCAAATGGGAAATACCATTTCATAATGAGGAATGGGCGTGCGTAGGTGCTCCGGGAAGGAGCCAGGGTGCTTATCCTGGTATATTGTTTCAACAGAATTCAGCGTATGAACCGCCTGTGTGGCCGGAAGTACCTGAGGCGCAACAGCAAATGGCACATATGGACTTTGCAGTTAATGATTTAGAAAAAGCAGTTCAATATGCAATTCGTTGTGGGGCAACAATGGCAGATGAGCAGTTTTCTGATGATTGGAGAGTTATGTTTGACCCCGCCGGACACCCGTTTTGTTTATGTCAAATGGAATCGGTCATAGAGAGTCCTCATTTTGCATTATTATAA
- a CDS encoding serine hydrolase domain-containing protein: protein MKKIIVTIVTSFILFIGFATPVYALSDAQSVAIQKLLDDACRISGVPGMSISIISGDKTLYFSSGYADREKGLPANENTLYELASVSKAFTGAGILLLEEQGLLSMNDPVNKYLPWLTVEYKGMPVNMQSLTLNHFLHHTSGLTNRKHIQSIPQGSTPDMLHKTVETLVDTELEFLPGEQYKYGTINYDVLGLVIEVVSGQSYESFMTEQVFRPLGLYHTYAYKEEALATGQLAQGYRSSFFITSPYDAPNYAGNKPAGYIMSCTKDMARWMNIQMGVVQDIPEVFKAVIQKSHNGNISVPDIDGMYYGAGWSVNADKTIIEHSGNNPNFSTEVVILPSEHTALCLLTNGANTNIALVKSIKDILDGNLTQSYKISIIQLWDIILSSATIIISLLAIIFFLLGLRRKKLSKQQAVSKKRVFSTVVWLTATVVMCIMCFVLPMFIGYDWPTLLVWQTYSLLTGMITLALLTASITYFSYCLKRK from the coding sequence TTGAAAAAGATTATCGTTACCATAGTAACATCATTTATCCTGTTCATAGGATTCGCAACACCAGTTTATGCGTTATCGGACGCACAATCTGTGGCAATACAAAAGTTGCTGGATGATGCCTGTCGTATATCAGGCGTACCGGGCATGTCAATTTCTATAATTTCTGGAGATAAAACGTTGTACTTTTCCTCTGGCTACGCAGATCGTGAGAAAGGGTTGCCTGCGAATGAAAATACTCTGTATGAACTGGCTTCGGTTAGCAAGGCTTTTACCGGTGCAGGTATTTTACTGTTAGAGGAGCAGGGATTATTGTCCATGAACGACCCTGTTAATAAATATTTACCTTGGCTTACTGTGGAGTATAAGGGGATGCCCGTTAATATGCAGAGCCTTACACTTAATCATTTTTTGCATCATACCAGCGGCTTGACAAATCGAAAGCATATCCAAAGTATCCCGCAGGGCAGTACGCCGGACATGTTGCACAAAACTGTGGAAACATTGGTGGATACGGAACTGGAATTTCTTCCCGGTGAACAATATAAGTATGGAACTATTAACTATGATGTATTAGGGTTGGTTATTGAAGTGGTGTCAGGTCAAAGTTATGAAAGTTTTATGACGGAGCAGGTATTTCGCCCCTTGGGCTTATATCATACTTACGCTTATAAAGAAGAGGCACTGGCAACCGGGCAACTGGCACAAGGCTATCGATCTTCTTTTTTTATAACAAGCCCGTATGATGCTCCGAATTATGCCGGTAACAAACCTGCGGGATATATCATGTCCTGTACAAAGGATATGGCACGTTGGATGAACATACAGATGGGTGTTGTACAGGATATCCCCGAGGTGTTTAAAGCAGTTATCCAAAAATCACATAACGGAAACATATCTGTTCCGGATATTGACGGAATGTATTATGGGGCAGGATGGTCGGTAAATGCTGATAAAACAATTATTGAGCATTCGGGTAATAATCCAAATTTTTCAACCGAAGTGGTGATACTGCCAAGTGAGCATACAGCCCTTTGCTTATTGACCAATGGTGCTAATACTAATATAGCTTTGGTTAAAAGCATTAAAGATATATTGGATGGCAATCTAACGCAGTCATATAAGATAAGCATTATACAGCTTTGGGACATCATTCTTTCGTCCGCGACAATTATTATTAGTTTGCTGGCTATCATATTCTTTCTTTTGGGATTACGCAGAAAGAAGTTAAGTAAGCAGCAGGCAGTTTCTAAAAAGAGAGTATTCAGTACCGTTGTTTGGCTAACAGCTACTGTTGTCATGTGTATTATGTGTTTTGTGCTTCCGATGTTCATCGGATATGATTGGCCAACATTACTTGTTTGGCAAACATACAGTCTTCTTACAGGTATGATAACATTGGCGCTATTAACTGCATCTATTACATACTTTTCTTACTGTCTAAAAAGAAAGTGA
- a CDS encoding GNAT family N-acetyltransferase — MNIRQATIDDFSMVKCITCETIKAIYPHYYPEGAVDFFLDHHSDKNILDDIESNRIYMLEKGNTMVGTTTIKGNEICRLFVLPEYQGKGYGKALLNFSEQIIFGQNATVRLDASLPAKEMYMKCGYRYRSSHSLRTDRDDFLCYDVLEKTGGASMVKINLNGKRFVPKVNSANGEVNEQTVFNYFQQENVIWADYTGGGIFRGYLIGTMADNGELDFYYQHINSSGQLRIGKCHSIPNMLDNGKLELEEQWQWLDGNNSTGSSTIIEL, encoded by the coding sequence ATGAATATAAGGCAAGCGACTATAGACGATTTCAGTATGGTCAAATGCATTACTTGTGAAACAATAAAAGCAATATATCCCCATTACTATCCTGAAGGAGCAGTAGATTTCTTTCTGGATCATCATAGCGATAAAAATATCTTGGATGATATTGAGTCGAACAGAATTTATATGCTTGAAAAAGGAAATACGATGGTCGGCACGACTACTATAAAAGGTAATGAGATATGCCGCCTATTTGTACTACCGGAATATCAAGGTAAAGGATACGGAAAGGCATTGCTCAACTTTTCAGAGCAAATAATTTTCGGACAAAATGCGACTGTTCGCTTGGATGCTTCCTTGCCTGCAAAAGAAATGTACATGAAATGCGGATACAGGTACCGCTCATCTCATTCGTTGCGCACTGACAGAGATGATTTTTTATGTTATGACGTTTTGGAAAAAACAGGCGGTGCATCTATGGTAAAAATCAACCTCAATGGCAAGCGGTTTGTTCCTAAAGTAAATAGCGCAAATGGTGAGGTTAACGAACAGACAGTTTTCAATTATTTTCAGCAAGAAAATGTGATTTGGGCTGACTATACCGGCGGTGGTATTTTTCGTGGGTACTTAATCGGTACTATGGCAGATAATGGAGAGTTGGATTTTTACTATCAACATATAAACAGCAGTGGCCAACTTAGAATCGGGAAATGCCATAGCATTCCCAACATGTTAGACAATGGTAAATTGGAACTTGAGGAACAATGGCAGTGGCTTGACGGTAATAATTCAACTGGCTCATCAACCATCATTGAGTTGTGA
- a CDS encoding flavodoxin family protein produces the protein MAEELYPYDKDTTVFCSQPAVRHCVGCFGCWIKTPGQCVINDRAREFCHAIPRHDELIIISKLTFGGLSADIKAVLDRSIGYMLPFFRIVEGEMHHVQRFPSSPSFTYHFYQAAGKTEQKQTAQKLAAANALNFGAPEVRVHFHDDNLPGKEVFI, from the coding sequence ATGGCGGAGGAATTATATCCATACGATAAGGATACAACAGTATTTTGTTCACAGCCCGCAGTACGGCACTGTGTGGGCTGCTTCGGATGTTGGATCAAGACGCCCGGGCAATGTGTAATAAATGACCGCGCGAGGGAGTTTTGCCATGCGATTCCGCGGCATGATGAACTTATTATCATCAGTAAGCTGACGTTTGGCGGTTTGTCGGCAGATATAAAAGCGGTTCTGGATCGCAGCATTGGCTATATGCTCCCCTTTTTTCGCATTGTAGAGGGTGAAATGCACCATGTACAGCGATTTCCATCGTCTCCGTCATTTACTTATCATTTCTATCAAGCCGCGGGCAAGACGGAACAGAAGCAAACGGCGCAAAAACTGGCGGCAGCGAATGCATTAAACTTTGGTGCGCCCGAGGTAAGAGTACATTTTCATGACGATAATCTACCCGGCAAAGAGGTATTTATATGA
- a CDS encoding DUF998 domain-containing protein, giving the protein MDSIIKYGWYALLVVVVGEMLVPIILAPFYKGYSHTTMAISTLGNRNSPVRLPFNLWMLLAGILFFAAIPAIYNAYYQVSKSLTLGSVLCIGIFAVGACIFTCFFSVNETKDVVTVASKIHGAGSAVGFMLFLFVPLFLAILSFKANDKVAGIIAAISFVLGLLFFVLFIMADKPEFQRTIVAKEGLWQRMNLLFMYLPLGYIAVRNIFGR; this is encoded by the coding sequence ATGGATTCAATTATCAAATACGGTTGGTACGCCTTGTTGGTTGTTGTCGTCGGAGAAATGCTTGTACCAATTATCCTTGCGCCATTTTATAAAGGATATAGCCATACTACTATGGCAATCAGTACATTGGGGAATCGAAACAGCCCTGTCAGGTTACCGTTCAATTTGTGGATGCTGCTTGCAGGTATATTGTTTTTTGCAGCTATCCCTGCGATATATAACGCTTATTATCAGGTGTCGAAATCTCTAACCTTGGGATCTGTTTTATGTATTGGGATCTTCGCCGTGGGGGCGTGTATATTTACCTGTTTTTTCAGTGTTAACGAAACAAAGGATGTGGTTACTGTCGCCTCAAAGATACATGGTGCCGGCTCGGCCGTTGGCTTTATGTTGTTTTTGTTTGTACCGTTATTTTTGGCTATACTCTCGTTTAAGGCCAATGATAAAGTAGCCGGAATAATAGCTGCTATTTCCTTCGTGCTTGGCCTGTTGTTCTTTGTATTATTTATCATGGCAGATAAACCGGAATTCCAACGGACAATAGTAGCTAAAGAAGGTCTGTGGCAACGAATGAATTTGTTGTTTATGTACCTGCCGCTGGGATATATTGCGGTAAGAAATATTTTTGGGAGGTAA
- a CDS encoding pyridoxamine 5'-phosphate oxidase family protein, producing MKTADQIFDFIGRQKVAFIASVDDDGFPNMKAMLMPRKIDGNCFYFSTNTSSMRVEQYRKNEKASVYFFNKGRFRYEGVMLIGTMEVLEDPQIKEEIWRTGDTMFYRKGINDPDYCVLKFTASKGRHYCNLKTESFEL from the coding sequence ATGAAAACAGCAGATCAGATTTTTGATTTTATTGGGAGGCAGAAAGTGGCCTTTATTGCTTCAGTAGATGATGATGGGTTTCCCAATATGAAAGCTATGCTGATGCCGCGTAAGATTGACGGTAATTGCTTCTATTTTTCTACTAATACATCTTCTATGCGCGTAGAGCAGTATAGAAAGAATGAGAAGGCTAGCGTTTATTTCTTTAACAAGGGACGTTTTCGTTACGAAGGTGTCATGCTTATTGGTACAATGGAGGTGTTAGAAGACCCCCAGATAAAAGAGGAAATTTGGCGGACAGGTGACACAATGTTTTATAGAAAAGGAATAAACGATCCTGATTATTGTGTTCTAAAGTTTACGGCCAGTAAAGGAAGGCATTACTGCAATCTGAAAACGGAAAGCTTTGAGTTATAA
- a CDS encoding VOC family protein, whose amino-acid sequence MPYLRFNGNCEEAFNFYANAFGGRITALSRLNDDPDNPVMHAMVTLTESGGGISGGDTDEAVLISGMSILVLFPSREKIEEIIPKLAEGGTLVHGFMPHPPPDDNGGGAEVLDKYGYTWFLCS is encoded by the coding sequence ATGCCCTATTTACGGTTTAACGGCAATTGCGAAGAGGCCTTCAATTTCTATGCGAATGCATTTGGAGGGAGAATCACTGCCTTATCACGCCTGAATGATGACCCCGATAATCCGGTGATGCACGCCATGGTTACACTGACAGAATCAGGTGGTGGTATCAGTGGCGGCGATACGGATGAGGCTGTTCTGATTTCAGGGATGTCCATCCTTGTTCTCTTTCCATCGCGTGAAAAAATTGAAGAAATAATCCCCAAGCTTGCCGAAGGAGGTACGCTAGTTCACGGATTTATGCCTCACCCGCCCCCGGACGATAACGGCGGGGGAGCGGAGGTACTTGACAAGTATGGATATACATGGTTTTTGTGTTCGTAA
- a CDS encoding helix-turn-helix transcriptional regulator — protein MISKKNIESYQGISLSRGDDFLYIPPNVLLQPYISCYTITFPTNMPDKYTILPSASSTMVISVSDQTIISTLRGVNTKICNVGEHANKMKFLLLIEFHSGCLFPLIRADQSEFVDLSFELSAIDRPLMEAIENELLKSESIEALVVSLDKIFLDRLTDCCERKTVTAIKKKILTHNGNIGVRELSTEFFYSEKHIRRLFLQHIGTSPKTFARIVRVNYALQLLQNTNMRFAEIAAHTGFFDQSHFIHDFTLICGLTPQQYMQGMSVFYNDNYKF, from the coding sequence ATGATCTCTAAGAAAAATATAGAATCTTATCAAGGAATATCTTTAAGCCGTGGAGATGACTTTTTGTATATACCGCCCAATGTTTTATTACAGCCTTATATTTCATGCTATACAATTACATTCCCAACAAATATGCCGGATAAATATACAATATTACCCTCGGCAAGTTCTACAATGGTAATATCTGTAAGCGATCAAACAATTATCAGCACATTACGAGGTGTAAATACAAAGATTTGTAATGTTGGAGAACATGCAAATAAAATGAAGTTCTTATTGCTGATTGAATTTCATTCCGGTTGTTTGTTCCCACTTATACGAGCAGACCAATCTGAATTTGTGGATTTATCATTTGAACTAAGTGCCATCGATAGACCGCTTATGGAGGCAATTGAAAACGAGTTGCTTAAATCTGAAAGCATCGAAGCCTTAGTCGTGTCACTTGATAAAATATTTCTTGACCGTCTGACAGATTGTTGTGAAAGGAAGACAGTCACCGCAATAAAAAAGAAAATATTAACTCATAATGGAAATATAGGCGTTCGAGAACTATCCACGGAGTTCTTTTACAGCGAAAAACATATACGGCGTTTATTTTTGCAGCATATCGGAACAAGTCCTAAAACATTTGCACGTATTGTTCGTGTAAATTACGCCTTGCAATTACTACAAAATACAAATATGCGATTTGCGGAGATAGCGGCACACACAGGTTTTTTTGACCAGTCACATTTTATTCATGATTTCACATTGATATGCGGTTTGACTCCGCAGCAGTACATGCAAGGTATGTCCGTTTTTTACAATGATAATTATAAATTTTAA
- a CDS encoding class-III pyridoxal-phosphate-dependent aminotransferase: protein MKKVKTLRCNYEMLNPTIVSGDNCYVIDEKGRKYLDFESGVWCTALGHNNAQVNEAIINQLKDISHTGYRYTTKVVDEAAEKVLELLHFNEGKCVFLSSGSEAVEFGVQLAKRIMGKPCFLCLNNYFLSSYGISAMRSGEEWISLDLSEYNGNIDDLLKDIPFDRIGAFVFEPGNASGTVKLPPKEVVKKIADKVQSNGGIIVVDEVTTGTGRTGKWFGFEHYDICPDIISMGKGIGNGYPVSVIALSKQVADAAEKSGFKYAQSHQNDPLGCAVVKAVVSIIQNNNLIQRASEMGAVLSSELRSLSKRHECIQEVRGIGLMMAIEFNKDNNFPLEKIHRDLFDAGYITGFHAVANLLRFYPPLTIEEVQIKSMVSALDEILLRYEKWG, encoded by the coding sequence GTGAAAAAGGTGAAAACTCTAAGGTGTAATTATGAAATGTTGAATCCCACTATTGTTTCCGGTGACAATTGTTATGTAATTGATGAGAAAGGCAGAAAATATCTGGATTTCGAATCCGGGGTCTGGTGTACCGCATTAGGCCATAATAATGCACAGGTAAATGAAGCCATAATAAATCAGTTGAAGGATATTAGCCATACTGGTTATAGATATACAACAAAAGTTGTTGATGAGGCAGCGGAAAAAGTTCTTGAATTGCTTCATTTTAATGAAGGAAAATGTGTTTTTCTCAGTTCAGGCAGCGAAGCTGTGGAGTTTGGGGTTCAATTAGCTAAAAGAATTATGGGAAAGCCCTGTTTTCTTTGCCTGAATAATTATTTTTTATCCTCCTATGGTATTTCTGCAATGCGAAGCGGGGAAGAATGGATTTCTCTTGATTTATCAGAATATAATGGCAATATAGATGATTTGTTAAAAGATATCCCCTTTGACAGAATAGGGGCATTTGTCTTTGAACCGGGTAATGCTTCGGGTACGGTTAAACTGCCTCCAAAAGAAGTGGTTAAGAAGATTGCGGATAAAGTACAATCAAATGGAGGAATTATTGTTGTTGACGAGGTAACTACGGGAACCGGAAGAACGGGGAAATGGTTTGGATTTGAACATTATGATATCTGTCCTGATATTATTTCAATGGGAAAAGGCATTGGGAATGGGTATCCTGTCAGTGTTATTGCGTTATCAAAGCAGGTAGCGGATGCCGCTGAAAAATCTGGCTTTAAGTATGCCCAATCACACCAAAACGATCCTTTGGGCTGTGCTGTCGTCAAAGCAGTTGTTTCCATTATCCAGAATAACAATCTTATACAAAGAGCTTCGGAAATGGGGGCTGTTCTTAGCTCTGAACTTAGATCTTTGTCAAAAAGGCATGAATGCATTCAGGAAGTTCGTGGAATTGGACTGATGATGGCAATTGAGTTTAATAAGGATAATAATTTCCCGTTGGAAAAAATACATAGAGATTTATTTGACGCAGGTTATATTACAGGTTTCCATGCTGTTGCCAATTTATTAAGATTTTATCCGCCGCTTACCATTGAAGAAGTACAAATTAAAAGTATGGTAAGTGCTCTTGATGAAATATTGCTTAGATATGAAAAATGGGGATAA